A window of the Halobacterium hubeiense genome harbors these coding sequences:
- a CDS encoding phosphotransacetylase family protein — MNTLLVTSTEAGTGKTAVALALARLATERGADVGYMKPKGTRLESNVGKTLDADPMLARELLGLDAEMHELEPVVYSPTFVEGAIRGREDPAELRSRVQEAFDGLAEDKDLMVVEGADDLATGGIVDLTDPEVAELLDAEVVVLSKYGEPSDVDDVLAAADNLGDRCAGVVFNAVQDAVYDDVETDVAPFLDGRDVPVLGVLPQDADLAGVTVADLATELGADVLTEDGAGTGERVERFLVGAMSGEAALSHFRRTKDAAVITGGDRADVQTAALDAPGVTCLVLTGGHRPSGAVLGKAAENDVPVLSVQSDTLTTVERAEELVRGGRVRDERTVDRMQELLYDHADVDALLD, encoded by the coding sequence ATGAACACGCTACTGGTCACATCGACGGAAGCAGGCACCGGCAAGACCGCGGTCGCGCTCGCGCTGGCGCGGCTGGCGACCGAACGCGGCGCGGACGTCGGCTACATGAAGCCCAAGGGCACCCGTCTGGAGAGCAACGTCGGGAAGACGCTGGACGCCGACCCGATGCTCGCCCGGGAGCTGCTCGGGCTCGACGCCGAGATGCACGAACTCGAACCGGTCGTCTACTCGCCGACGTTCGTCGAGGGCGCGATTCGCGGCCGCGAGGACCCCGCGGAACTCCGGTCGCGCGTGCAGGAGGCCTTCGACGGGCTCGCCGAGGACAAGGACCTGATGGTCGTAGAGGGCGCCGACGACCTCGCGACCGGCGGCATCGTCGACCTCACGGACCCCGAGGTCGCGGAGCTACTGGACGCAGAGGTCGTCGTGCTCTCGAAGTACGGCGAACCCAGCGACGTCGACGACGTCCTCGCGGCCGCCGACAACCTCGGCGACCGGTGTGCGGGCGTCGTCTTCAACGCCGTACAGGACGCCGTCTACGACGACGTGGAGACCGACGTCGCGCCATTCCTCGACGGCCGCGACGTGCCCGTGCTCGGCGTGCTCCCGCAAGACGCCGACCTCGCCGGCGTCACGGTTGCGGACCTCGCGACGGAACTCGGCGCGGACGTGCTCACCGAGGACGGCGCGGGGACCGGCGAGCGCGTCGAGCGGTTCCTCGTCGGCGCGATGAGCGGCGAGGCCGCGCTGAGTCACTTCCGGCGCACGAAAGACGCCGCGGTCATCACGGGCGGCGACCGCGCGGACGTCCAGACCGCCGCCCTCGACGCGCCCGGCGTGACGTGTCTCGTGCTCACCGGCGGCCACCGGCCCTCGGGCGCGGTACTCGGGAAAGCAGCCGAGAACGACGTCCCCGTCCTCTCGGTGCAGTCGGACACGCTGACGACCGTCGAGCGCGCCGAAGAACTAGTGCGGGGTGGGCGCGTCCGCGACGAGCGCACCGTCGACCGGATGCAGGAACTGCTCTACGACCACGCGGACGTCGACGCGCTCCTAGACTAG
- a CDS encoding chemotaxis protein CheW: protein MTSETDVLEFSLGEDRYCIDIAHVDEIVDATEDVTPIPNADANVVGVVDLRGETTTVVDPRVRLGIKGSPDGSRIVVLSEHESTGLLVDDVHEVESVDPDEIDDSAASETTRGVVRRDDRFVVWVDPDALV, encoded by the coding sequence ATGACATCGGAGACGGACGTGCTGGAGTTCTCTCTCGGCGAGGACCGCTACTGCATCGACATCGCGCACGTCGACGAAATCGTGGACGCCACCGAGGACGTCACGCCGATTCCGAACGCCGACGCGAACGTGGTCGGCGTCGTCGACCTCCGCGGGGAGACGACGACCGTCGTGGACCCGCGCGTCCGGCTTGGAATCAAGGGGTCGCCGGACGGCAGCCGCATTGTCGTCCTCTCCGAGCACGAGAGCACGGGGCTGCTGGTCGACGACGTCCACGAGGTCGAGTCAGTCGATCCCGACGAAATCGACGACTCCGCTGCCTCCGAGACGACCCGTGGCGTCGTCCGCCGCGACGACCGCTTCGTCGTCTGGGTGGACCCGGACGCCCTAGTCTAG
- a CDS encoding ArsR/SmtB family transcription factor gives MDPVDVLRVLGNKYNAEILEATHSPKSAQELSEELDIPIATSYRRIEELNEHDLLKLEGKELSDEGRRTKVYRRQVDEISVKFGVDETEIETKERTEAKNALVDVWSDLRSEQ, from the coding sequence ATGGACCCGGTGGACGTGTTGCGGGTACTCGGCAACAAGTACAACGCCGAGATTCTCGAAGCCACCCACTCCCCGAAGTCGGCCCAAGAGCTCAGCGAGGAGCTCGACATCCCGATTGCGACGAGCTACCGGCGCATCGAGGAGCTCAACGAACACGACCTCCTCAAGCTCGAGGGCAAAGAGCTCTCCGACGAGGGCCGCCGCACCAAGGTCTACCGCCGGCAAGTCGACGAGATATCCGTGAAGTTCGGCGTCGACGAGACCGAAATCGAGACCAAGGAGCGCACCGAAGCGAAGAACGCGCTCGTGGACGTGTGGAGCGACCTCCGCTCCGAGCAGTGA
- a CDS encoding DUF7521 family protein, which translates to MRPIEAIYLVFSATLAAAGLSMVAFAVRAYLDTGRHSMMHLSAGFALVVTAAIGTTVVAFVTDFEHTRTLLTANYVLTTGGYLFVMYSIVTPQQ; encoded by the coding sequence ATGCGCCCCATCGAAGCAATCTACCTCGTCTTCAGCGCGACCCTCGCCGCCGCCGGCCTCAGCATGGTGGCGTTCGCGGTTCGCGCGTACCTCGACACCGGCCGACACTCCATGATGCACCTCTCGGCCGGCTTCGCGCTGGTCGTCACCGCCGCCATCGGCACGACCGTCGTGGCGTTCGTCACCGACTTCGAGCACACCCGGACGCTGCTGACGGCGAACTACGTGCTCACGACCGGGGGGTACCTCTTCGTCATGTACAGCATCGTCACGCCCCAGCAGTGA
- the minD gene encoding MinD/ParA family ATP-binding protein, producing the protein MNEAGGDGYVFAVASGKGGVGKSTTTANLGVALADDGFDVAVVDVDLGMANLAGLLGVDPDVTLHDVLGGEASPADATYETNGLTLIPGSTDLDQFARADAKSLHRVVEYLREDNDVVLLDAGAGLSYDIAMAMSVADGVLLVTTAELNSLTDATKTGKLVGKLDKPVVGAVFTRTGDGGFDDVEGIAAALGTTDAVTASVPHDDAVKLAVRKGTPVVSLKPESPAARAYDRLAAKLADSVGMEPTEPESSGFEWVDPDTGETEEAAEPDDDGPVYEIPLEDLIEEAGLDADEETSKRRVKLYDRVKSKFS; encoded by the coding sequence ATGAACGAGGCCGGAGGCGACGGGTACGTGTTCGCCGTCGCCAGCGGGAAGGGTGGCGTCGGGAAGTCGACGACCACGGCGAACCTCGGCGTGGCGCTCGCCGACGACGGCTTCGACGTGGCCGTCGTGGACGTCGACCTCGGGATGGCGAATCTCGCCGGCCTGCTCGGCGTCGACCCGGACGTGACGCTGCACGACGTGCTCGGCGGTGAGGCGTCGCCCGCCGACGCCACCTACGAGACGAACGGCCTCACGCTCATCCCCGGTTCGACGGACTTAGACCAGTTCGCGCGAGCGGACGCCAAGTCCCTCCACCGGGTCGTCGAGTACCTCCGCGAGGACAACGACGTCGTGTTGCTGGACGCGGGCGCGGGGCTGAGTTACGACATCGCGATGGCGATGAGCGTCGCGGACGGCGTGTTGCTCGTGACGACCGCGGAGCTGAACTCGCTGACGGACGCGACGAAGACCGGCAAGCTCGTCGGGAAACTCGACAAGCCGGTCGTCGGCGCGGTGTTCACGCGCACGGGCGACGGCGGCTTCGACGACGTTGAGGGCATCGCGGCGGCGCTCGGGACGACCGACGCGGTGACCGCCAGCGTCCCCCACGACGACGCAGTGAAGCTCGCGGTGCGGAAGGGCACGCCGGTCGTCTCGTTGAAGCCGGAGAGCCCGGCGGCGCGCGCGTACGACCGCCTCGCCGCGAAGCTCGCGGACAGCGTCGGCATGGAACCGACGGAGCCGGAGTCGTCGGGCTTCGAGTGGGTGGACCCCGACACGGGCGAGACCGAGGAGGCCGCCGAGCCCGACGACGACGGGCCGGTCTACGAGATTCCGCTCGAAGACCTCATCGAGGAAGCCGGGCTGGACGCCGACGAGGAGACGTCGAAGCGCCGCGTGAAACTGTACGACCGCGTGAAGTCGAAGTTCTCGTAG
- the flaJ gene encoding archaellar assembly protein FlaJ, whose protein sequence is MAAEDVEAEPTGTLEDIEFGDLVDSVVESYRQMSMPAYTYALVVIVPSVVFLLASIAAIFVVDLPMFVAVPIPMLGALGLVTAVLYPKIKRDQRRTRMENRFHLFVTHMTILSTTNIDRVEVFRRMGDEYEYGPLAEESRRIVQLIDAWNQSLDDACRMRANAVPSDLVADFLDRLAYTINSGESLEAYLTSEQDAIIRNYATVYEGQLENLQVMKDLYLSMVLSVTFALVFATVLPILSGTDPTMTVSAVVVLYSFIQIGFLYAIYTVAPSDPLWYFPENRTTWAEWRLRIATGFGVGLSVLLVGATLAVFLGWTRIDPHSVPLPMYAAVPTTPLIIPGLVARAEEKRVKDRDDAFTNFIRALGASETARQTTTTRVLETLRNKNFGALTELIDDLYKRLNLRLNAEKAWRYFTADAHSYLIQKFSEMYLIGRQMGGDPKHLGDLISGNMGEVQQLRQRRNQAASTMVGVLYGITAAATFAFFIGLGIVDVISGLGLDFSNSAVPVDDLINTAMYDIQLIEYLLVVTVLVNAVLSSLMIRVVDGGHKVNAYIHFVVLTWISSIIGSMTLRLVESLLSV, encoded by the coding sequence ATGGCCGCGGAGGACGTCGAAGCCGAGCCGACTGGCACGCTCGAAGACATCGAGTTCGGCGACCTCGTCGACTCCGTCGTCGAGTCCTACCGGCAGATGTCGATGCCGGCGTACACGTACGCGCTGGTCGTCATCGTGCCGTCGGTGGTGTTCCTGCTGGCGTCCATCGCGGCCATCTTCGTCGTGGACCTGCCGATGTTCGTCGCCGTCCCGATTCCGATGCTCGGCGCGCTCGGGCTCGTGACGGCGGTGCTGTACCCGAAAATCAAGCGCGACCAGCGCCGCACACGCATGGAGAACCGCTTCCACCTGTTCGTCACGCACATGACCATCCTGTCGACGACGAACATCGACCGCGTGGAGGTGTTCCGGCGGATGGGCGACGAGTACGAGTACGGGCCGCTCGCCGAGGAGTCCCGGCGCATCGTCCAGCTTATCGACGCGTGGAACCAGAGCCTCGACGACGCCTGCCGGATGCGCGCGAACGCCGTCCCCAGCGACCTCGTGGCTGACTTCCTCGACCGGCTGGCGTACACCATCAACTCCGGGGAGAGCCTGGAGGCGTACCTGACCTCCGAGCAGGACGCCATCATCCGGAACTACGCGACCGTCTACGAGGGCCAACTGGAGAACCTCCAGGTGATGAAGGACCTCTACCTGTCGATGGTGTTGTCCGTGACGTTCGCGCTCGTGTTCGCGACCGTCCTGCCCATCCTCTCGGGGACGGACCCGACGATGACGGTGTCGGCGGTCGTCGTGCTGTACTCGTTCATCCAGATCGGGTTCCTGTACGCCATCTACACGGTCGCGCCCAGCGACCCGCTGTGGTACTTCCCGGAGAACCGGACGACGTGGGCCGAGTGGCGGCTCCGCATCGCGACCGGGTTCGGCGTCGGGCTGTCGGTGCTGTTGGTCGGCGCGACGCTGGCGGTGTTCCTCGGGTGGACGCGCATCGACCCCCACAGCGTGCCGCTCCCGATGTACGCGGCGGTGCCGACGACCCCGCTCATCATTCCGGGGCTGGTCGCGCGCGCCGAGGAGAAGCGCGTGAAGGACCGCGACGACGCGTTCACGAACTTCATCCGCGCGCTGGGCGCCAGCGAGACGGCCCGGCAGACGACGACCACGCGCGTGCTGGAGACGCTGCGGAACAAGAACTTCGGCGCGCTCACCGAGCTCATCGACGACCTCTACAAGCGGCTGAACCTCCGGCTGAACGCGGAGAAGGCGTGGCGGTACTTCACCGCCGACGCCCACTCGTACCTGATTCAGAAGTTCAGCGAGATGTACCTCATCGGCCGCCAGATGGGGGGCGACCCCAAACACCTCGGCGACCTCATCTCCGGGAACATGGGCGAGGTCCAGCAGCTCCGCCAGCGCCGCAATCAGGCGGCGTCGACGATGGTCGGCGTGCTGTACGGCATCACGGCGGCGGCGACGTTCGCGTTCTTCATCGGGCTCGGCATCGTCGACGTCATCTCCGGGCTGGGACTCGACTTCTCGAACTCCGCGGTGCCGGTCGACGACCTCATCAACACGGCGATGTACGACATCCAGCTCATCGAGTACCTGCTGGTCGTGACCGTGCTGGTGAACGCGGTGTTGTCGTCGCTGATGATTCGCGTCGTCGACGGCGGCCACAAGGTGAACGCGTACATCCACTTCGTGGTGTTGACGTGGATCTCCTCAATCATCGGCTCGATGACGCTTCGGCTCGTCGAGTCGCTGCTGTCGGTGTAG
- a CDS encoding type II/IV secretion system ATPase subunit, with amino-acid sequence MADHGSRQIGHELRETASRNTHLREYLQRFKQFTGEFPEFIDEPEDEWEADKPNVLYPVGGPIYCHVYGDLGKDTKYYTIEPELSGPEAAVFDQVRERILEKSVNKPAPEQEAEYDDRIEELLEETVRINDDDEGGVFQRMRTLPQNLGTLVRNFDASSVADRMVSDERGQMSMDTGDLSGKQVRAGARRVATAPKQAARQFRAAAPLVRDALEEAFGFGRIPVTQSTYENIRYQLNRDIVGFGPLEPVMRDPYNEDIHVIGPSHCYVDHGTFGMLETTVDFGTPDEFDGWLRNMGERIGDPVSDSDPIVDSTLPDGSRVNIIYSDDVSLKGPSLTIRQGDEVPLSVGQITNWGTLSPELAAYLWLCLENEQTVFVVGETASGKTTTLNAIMSFIPRDSKIYTAEDTAEVLPPHDTWQQLLTREGQGENSADVDMFDLVAAALRSRPDYIIVGEVRGEEGRMAFQAAQTGHPVMLTFHASDIVSMIQRFTGEPINVPETFMDNADVALFQNRVKQGDDVLRRVTSVQEIEGYSKEMGGVVTRQAFYWDPVEDEIVFQGRNNSYVLEEQIATLLGYADTREIYDELDFRADIIERIIQEDLTGYHEFNETIESFQRDGIEGLPFTITRGF; translated from the coding sequence ATGGCAGACCACGGGAGCCGTCAGATCGGGCACGAGCTGCGGGAGACCGCGAGTCGGAACACCCATCTGCGCGAGTACCTCCAGCGGTTCAAGCAGTTCACGGGGGAGTTCCCGGAGTTCATCGACGAGCCCGAAGACGAGTGGGAGGCGGACAAGCCGAACGTCCTCTACCCCGTCGGCGGCCCGATTTACTGCCACGTCTACGGCGACCTCGGGAAGGACACGAAGTACTACACCATCGAGCCGGAGCTCTCCGGTCCGGAGGCGGCGGTCTTCGACCAGGTGCGCGAGCGCATCCTGGAGAAGTCCGTGAACAAGCCGGCGCCCGAGCAGGAAGCCGAGTACGACGACCGTATCGAGGAGCTCTTAGAGGAGACGGTCCGCATCAACGACGACGACGAGGGCGGCGTCTTCCAGCGGATGCGCACGCTCCCGCAGAACCTCGGGACGCTGGTGCGGAACTTCGACGCGTCGTCGGTCGCCGACCGGATGGTCAGCGACGAGCGCGGCCAGATGTCGATGGACACCGGCGACCTCTCCGGCAAGCAGGTGAGAGCGGGCGCGCGCCGCGTCGCGACCGCCCCCAAGCAGGCCGCCCGGCAGTTCCGCGCGGCGGCGCCGCTGGTCCGTGACGCCCTCGAGGAGGCGTTCGGGTTCGGCCGGATTCCGGTCACGCAGTCCACCTACGAGAACATCCGCTACCAGCTGAACCGCGACATCGTCGGGTTCGGGCCGCTGGAGCCGGTGATGCGCGACCCGTACAACGAGGACATTCACGTCATCGGCCCGAGCCACTGTTACGTCGACCACGGCACGTTCGGGATGCTGGAGACGACCGTGGACTTCGGGACGCCCGACGAGTTCGACGGCTGGCTGCGGAACATGGGCGAGCGCATCGGTGACCCGGTGTCCGACTCCGACCCCATCGTGGACTCGACGCTCCCGGACGGCTCCCGTGTGAACATCATCTACAGCGACGACGTCTCCCTGAAGGGGCCGTCGCTGACCATCCGTCAGGGCGACGAGGTGCCGCTGTCCGTCGGCCAGATTACGAACTGGGGGACGCTGTCCCCGGAGCTTGCAGCGTACCTCTGGCTGTGCTTGGAGAACGAGCAGACCGTCTTCGTGGTCGGGGAGACGGCGTCCGGGAAGACCACGACGCTGAACGCCATCATGTCGTTCATCCCTCGGGACTCCAAGATTTACACCGCAGAGGACACCGCCGAGGTGCTGCCGCCCCACGACACGTGGCAGCAGCTGCTCACCCGCGAGGGGCAGGGCGAGAACTCCGCGGACGTGGACATGTTCGACCTCGTCGCGGCCGCGCTGCGTTCCCGCCCCGACTACATCATCGTCGGTGAGGTGCGTGGCGAGGAGGGTCGGATGGCGTTCCAGGCCGCCCAGACCGGCCACCCCGTGATGCTGACGTTCCACGCCAGCGACATCGTCTCGATGATTCAGCGCTTCACGGGCGAACCCATCAACGTCCCGGAGACGTTCATGGACAACGCCGACGTGGCGCTGTTCCAGAACCGCGTCAAGCAGGGCGACGACGTCCTGCGCCGCGTCACCTCCGTGCAGGAGATCGAGGGGTACTCCAAGGAGATGGGTGGCGTCGTCACCCGGCAGGCGTTCTACTGGGACCCCGTCGAGGACGAGATCGTCTTCCAGGGCCGGAACAACTCCTACGTCCTCGAAGAGCAGATTGCGACCCTCCTGGGGTACGCCGACACCCGCGAAATCTACGACGAACTGGACTTCCGCGCGGACATCATCGAGCGCATCATCCAGGAGGACCTGACGGGGTACCACGAGTTCAACGAGACCATCGAGTCGTTCCAGCGGGACGGCATCGAGGGCCTACCGTTCACCATCACGCGCGGGTTCTAG
- a CDS encoding ATPase domain-containing protein, producing MSTRNLYSLGLDEHDRLNNELGGGIPGGSIVLVEGDYGAGKSALSQRLTYGLCEEDHAVTLVSTELTVRGFIDQMHSLSYDVEEHLLNENLLFFQADVDSGGSTLRGDTDESNRMQLLKRLMEAEKMWEADVVIIDTFDAILRNDPKFEALVRQNDERQAALEIISFFRDLVSKGKVIVLTVDPSTVDEEAIGPFRSIADVYFELQMAEVGNDVRRSIAVRRFAGMGEQVGDTIGYSVRSGTGIVIESRSVA from the coding sequence ATGAGCACGCGAAACCTCTACTCGCTCGGACTAGACGAACACGACCGACTGAATAACGAGCTCGGGGGCGGCATCCCGGGCGGCAGCATTGTCCTCGTGGAGGGCGACTACGGCGCGGGGAAGTCCGCGCTGAGCCAGCGCCTCACGTACGGGCTCTGCGAGGAGGATCACGCCGTGACGCTGGTGTCGACGGAACTCACCGTACGCGGGTTCATCGACCAGATGCACTCGCTGAGCTACGACGTCGAGGAGCACCTCCTCAACGAGAACCTCCTGTTCTTCCAGGCCGACGTCGACTCCGGCGGCAGCACGCTGCGGGGGGACACAGACGAGAGCAACCGGATGCAGCTGCTCAAGCGGCTGATGGAGGCCGAGAAGATGTGGGAAGCCGACGTCGTCATCATCGACACGTTCGACGCCATCCTCCGAAACGACCCGAAGTTCGAGGCGCTGGTCCGTCAGAACGACGAGCGTCAGGCCGCGCTGGAAATCATTTCCTTCTTCAGGGACTTGGTCTCGAAAGGAAAGGTCATCGTTTTGACCGTGGACCCCAGTACTGTAGACGAGGAAGCGATCGGTCCGTTCCGCTCCATCGCGGACGTGTACTTCGAACTACAGATGGCGGAGGTTGGCAATGACGTCCGCCGTTCGATCGCGGTGCGGCGCTTCGCCGGGATGGGCGAGCAGGTCGGTGACACCATCGGGTACTCCGTGCGGTCCGGAACCGGTATAGTCATCGAGAGTCGGAGCGTAGCGTAG
- a CDS encoding flagellar protein G, with protein sequence MASVSSSTLIIFIASILVAASVAGTMTNGVQRLSGALGDRSVDVSEQIRTDVELISDPGSPSSIYDSSDDTITLLVKNTGSKTLPARPGTFDILVNGRYVSPSNVNVTVIGGGQWQTGDVARVTLERDLSADDHRIVVTVNGDEELLEFRTS encoded by the coding sequence ATGGCGAGCGTCTCCTCGTCGACGCTCATCATCTTCATCGCGAGCATCCTCGTGGCGGCGTCGGTCGCGGGAACGATGACCAACGGCGTCCAGCGACTGAGCGGCGCGCTCGGTGACCGGAGCGTAGACGTCAGCGAACAGATTCGGACGGACGTCGAACTCATCAGCGACCCGGGGTCGCCGTCGTCCATCTACGACAGCAGCGACGACACCATCACGTTACTCGTGAAGAATACGGGGTCAAAGACGCTGCCAGCGAGGCCGGGGACGTTCGACATCCTCGTGAACGGCCGGTACGTCTCGCCGTCGAACGTGAACGTCACGGTCATCGGTGGCGGGCAGTGGCAGACGGGCGATGTCGCACGGGTGACGCTGGAACGCGATCTCTCCGCGGACGACCACCGTATCGTCGTGACGGTCAACGGCGACGAGGAACTGCTGGAGTTCAGAACATCATGA
- a CDS encoding fla cluster protein FlaF, with translation MGFSVSGSAAILFIAAFVSVGILYSAAYNGYERVQDADGSYDDRMLEQRNTAVNVTNATYNATGSEHVTVNVTNEGSTSLSIGETDLLVDGEFQSRDSYIDWDVEGQTNTTLWLPGETYNITVDAGTNGSRVKVVTAGGVTVTAEVA, from the coding sequence ATGGGATTCAGCGTTAGTGGGTCCGCGGCAATCCTGTTCATTGCCGCGTTCGTCAGCGTCGGCATCCTCTACTCGGCGGCGTACAACGGCTACGAGCGCGTCCAGGACGCCGACGGCAGTTACGACGACCGGATGCTCGAACAGCGCAACACCGCCGTGAACGTCACGAACGCAACGTACAACGCCACCGGCAGCGAGCACGTGACCGTGAACGTGACCAACGAAGGGTCTACGTCGCTGTCCATCGGGGAGACCGACCTCCTCGTCGACGGCGAGTTCCAGTCGCGGGACAGCTACATTGACTGGGACGTGGAGGGACAGACGAACACGACGCTGTGGCTGCCCGGGGAGACGTACAACATCACGGTCGACGCGGGTACGAACGGGTCCCGCGTGAAGGTCGTGACGGCGGGCGGCGTCACGGTGACAGCGGAGGTGGCCTGA
- a CDS encoding FlaD/FlaE family flagellar protein codes for MKFIHLTPAALVFVQLGALAVGMASWLDDDEEGSGDSGGGDEFGGDDEEFDDDFDDEFGSFDDMDGGGGGGAGAQDASVNELEHRIEELETEVSNVASKANTVRSENEQISESVEDVEENVRKLLEIYEMVTRGVNPFVDDVNADAMGGGGGESFGLFDDDEGGGDDAADDDLDADITDADADDFFEDDAFEEGEEMDEGMDDEMEDLDDDVGGFDEEFDDEGDDEMDEFGEFKEEDDGMDEFGEDDGDEEVGGDGTSFAELKEEYESGDADWAEEGEEPPADVEADADETATVETEDSELGFDDSDLEADDEPADEPADATDDKPEDGFEFEDEPEESGVDEAAGAAPAAPGLGFASNGDEPHLSEPPTGYLADVVALEWLDYLLSEFGPKNTVRTLNYYERIGWIGEPVREHLFDYLEGLTDSDYLYREEFGTTDLTMDDHLQSLDYIDELASENIERAIVDRFDDLHRNGIQR; via the coding sequence ATGAAGTTTATCCACCTCACCCCGGCTGCGCTCGTCTTCGTCCAGCTCGGGGCACTGGCCGTCGGGATGGCCAGTTGGCTCGACGACGACGAGGAGGGGTCGGGGGACTCCGGCGGCGGCGACGAGTTCGGCGGCGATGACGAGGAGTTCGACGACGACTTCGATGACGAGTTCGGTTCGTTCGACGACATGGATGGCGGCGGGGGCGGTGGTGCGGGCGCCCAGGACGCGTCCGTCAACGAGCTCGAACACCGCATCGAGGAGCTCGAAACCGAAGTGTCGAACGTCGCGTCGAAGGCCAACACCGTCCGCAGCGAGAACGAACAGATCAGCGAGAGCGTCGAGGACGTCGAGGAGAACGTCCGCAAGCTCCTGGAGATCTACGAGATGGTGACTCGCGGGGTCAACCCGTTCGTCGACGACGTCAACGCCGACGCGATGGGCGGTGGGGGTGGCGAGAGCTTCGGCCTGTTCGACGACGACGAGGGCGGCGGCGACGACGCCGCAGACGACGACCTCGACGCGGACATCACGGACGCCGACGCCGACGACTTCTTCGAGGACGACGCCTTCGAGGAGGGCGAGGAGATGGATGAGGGAATGGACGACGAGATGGAGGACCTCGACGACGACGTCGGCGGGTTCGACGAGGAGTTCGACGACGAGGGCGACGACGAGATGGACGAGTTCGGGGAGTTCAAGGAGGAAGACGACGGGATGGACGAGTTCGGCGAGGACGACGGCGACGAAGAGGTCGGCGGCGACGGCACTTCCTTCGCCGAGCTGAAAGAGGAGTACGAGTCCGGCGACGCCGACTGGGCCGAGGAGGGCGAGGAGCCGCCGGCGGACGTGGAGGCGGACGCAGACGAGACCGCGACCGTCGAGACCGAGGACTCGGAACTCGGGTTCGACGACTCCGACCTCGAAGCCGACGACGAACCCGCGGACGAGCCAGCAGACGCGACGGACGACAAGCCGGAGGACGGCTTCGAGTTCGAGGATGAGCCCGAGGAGTCGGGCGTCGACGAAGCCGCCGGCGCGGCGCCGGCCGCACCCGGCCTCGGGTTCGCGTCGAACGGCGACGAGCCGCATCTCTCGGAGCCGCCGACGGGCTACCTCGCGGACGTCGTCGCGCTGGAGTGGCTCGACTACCTGCTCTCGGAGTTCGGGCCGAAGAACACGGTGCGCACGCTGAACTACTACGAGCGCATCGGCTGGATCGGCGAGCCGGTCCGGGAACACCTCTTCGACTACCTCGAGGGGCTCACTGATTCGGACTACCTCTACCGCGAGGAGTTCGGGACGACGGACCTCACGATGGACGACCACTTACAGAGTCTCGACTACATCGACGAGCTGGCGAGCGAGAACATCGAGCGCGCCATCGTCGACCGCTTCGACGACCTCCACAGGAATGGGATTCAGCGTTAG
- a CDS encoding FlaD/FlaE family flagellar protein — translation MTLNPREYDPEELRSAARQSDGQNIRELKERLTEHEQTADEAIRSSQLKQLLFMHSSASEENLQRPYLETMPGKYAAEITLFEWLEFLLERGGVKRSLDAIDYYESIGWVGENAAEELRDHVRGFAGPADEEAHSDFEMTDHVLSLVFIARLSSME, via the coding sequence ATGACCCTGAACCCACGAGAGTACGACCCCGAGGAGTTGCGCAGTGCGGCCCGACAGAGCGACGGCCAGAACATCCGCGAGCTCAAAGAGCGGCTCACCGAGCACGAGCAGACCGCCGACGAGGCGATCCGGTCGAGCCAGCTCAAGCAGCTGTTGTTCATGCACTCGAGCGCGAGCGAGGAGAATCTCCAGCGGCCGTACCTGGAGACGATGCCCGGGAAGTACGCCGCCGAAATCACGCTGTTCGAGTGGCTGGAGTTCCTGCTGGAGCGCGGCGGCGTGAAGCGCTCGCTTGACGCCATCGACTACTACGAGTCCATCGGGTGGGTCGGTGAGAACGCCGCGGAGGAGCTGCGCGACCACGTCCGCGGGTTCGCGGGGCCGGCCGACGAGGAGGCGCACTCGGACTTCGAGATGACCGACCACGTGCTCAGTCTCGTGTTCATCGCGCGGCTCTCCTCGATGGAGTAG